The following are encoded in a window of Chlorocebus sabaeus isolate Y175 chromosome 22, mChlSab1.0.hap1, whole genome shotgun sequence genomic DNA:
- the MKRN2 gene encoding E3 ubiquitin-protein ligase makorin-2 — translation MSTKQVTCRYFMHGVCREGSQCLFSHDLANSKPSTICKYYQKGYCAYGTRCRYDHTRPSAAAGGAVGTMAHSVPSPAFHSPHPPSEVTASIVKTNSHEPGKREKRTLVLRDRNLSGMAEGKTQPSMVSNPGSCSDPQPSPEMKPHSYLEAIRSGLDDVEASSSYSNEQQLCPYAAAGECRFGDACVYLHGEVCEICRLRVLHPFDPEQRKAHEKICMLTFEHEMEKAFAFQASQDKVCSICMEVILEKASASERRFGILSNCNHTYCLSCIRQWRCAKQFENPIIKSCPECRVISEFVIPSVYWVEDQNKKNELIEAFKQGMGKKACKYFEQGKGTCPFGSKCLYRHAYPDGRLAEPEKPRKQLSSQGTVRFFNSVRLWDFIENRESRHVPNNEDVDMTELGDLFMHLSGVESSEP, via the exons GTATTTTATGCATGGTGTGTGTCGGGAAGGAAGTCAGTGCCTGTTCTCACATGACTTGGCAAACAGCAAGCCGTCCACCATCTGCAAGTACTACCAGAAGGGCTACTGTGCCTATGGAACTCGGTGCAG ATATGACCACACGAGGCCCTCTGCTGCAGCTGGAGGTGCTGTCGGCACCATGGCCCACAGTGTGCCCTCCCCAGCTTTCCACAGTCCTCACCCTCCTTCTGAGGTCACTGCGTCCATTGTGAAAACTAActcacatgaacccgggaagcgtgAAAAGAGAACGTTGGTTCTTAGAGACCGAA ATCTCTCTGGCATGGCTGAAGGAAAGACTCAGCCGAGCATGGTGAGTAATCCAGGCAGCTGCAGCGACCCCCAACCCAGCCCCGAGATGAAGCCGCATTCCTACCTGGAGGCCATCAGGAGTGGCCTTGATGACGTGGAGGCCAGCAGCTCCTACAGCAACGAGCAGCAGCTGTGCCCCTACGCAGCTGCTGGGGAGTGCCGGTTTGGGGATGCCTGTGTCTACCTGCATGGGGAGGTGTGTGAAATCTGTAGGCTGCGAGTCTTGCACCCCTTCGACCCAGAGCAGAGGAAGGCTCACGAAAAG ATCTGCATGTTGACATTCGAACACGAGATGGAAAAGGCCTTTGCCTTCCAGGCAAGCCAGGACAAAGTGTGCAGTATCTGCATGGAAGTGATCCTGGAGAAGGCCTCTGCTTCCGAGAGGAGATTTGGGATTCTCTCCAACTGCAATCACACGTACTGCTTGTCCTGCATCCGGCAGTGGCGGTGTGCCAAACAGTTTGAAAACCCAATCATTAA GTCTTGTCCAGAATGCCGTGTGATATCAGAGTTTGTAATTCCAAGTGTGTATTGGGTGGAAGATCAGAATAAAAAGAACGAGTTGATTGAAGCTTTCAAACAGGGGATGGG gAAAAAAGCCTGTAAATACTTTGAGCAAGGCAAGGGGACCTGCCCATTTGGAAGCAAATGTCTTTATCGCCATGCTTACCCTGATGGGCGGCTAGCAGAGCCTGAAAAACCTCGGAAACAGCTCAGTTCTCAAGGCACTGTGAGG TTCTTTAATTCAGTGCGGCTCTGGGATTTCATCGAGAACCGAGAAAGCCGGCATGTCCCCAACAATGAAGATGTCGACATGACAGAGCTCGGGGACCTCTTCATGCACCTTTCTGGAGTGGAGTCATCAGAACCCTAA